One Numenius arquata chromosome 10, bNumArq3.hap1.1, whole genome shotgun sequence DNA segment encodes these proteins:
- the SPOCK2 gene encoding testican-2, which translates to MRGCGGRRALLALLALLLPPAAAAGPGPAAGPSTGPGTAAAGESPGNFMEDEQWLSSISQYGGRIKHWNRFRDEVEDDYIKSWEDNQPGEEALDTTKDPCQKVKCSRHKVCVAQGYQRAMCISRKKLEHRIKPLGSKGHGGCKPCHAAPLAAVCGSDGHTYSSACKLEQQACLASKQLTVRCEGQCPCPTPHSPTSDGKQEPCTGQDLADLGDRLRDWFQLLRENAKQNGSGGLPANPTTALERSVAASCKEAVGWMFARLDTSGDLFLEAAELAAINLDKYEVCIRAFFNSCDTSKDGRVSAPEWCFCFWREKPPCLRELEKIQIQEAAKKKPGTFIPSCDEDGYYRRAQCEADGGECWCVDQHGTEVTGTRGHGTPDCEEAVGFSGDFGSSVGWEDEEEKEPEEAGEEGEEEEGEAGEGDDGGYIW; encoded by the exons ATGcggggctgcggcgggcgccgcgccttgctggccctgctggccctcctcctgccccccgccgccgccgccggccccgggcccgccgccggcccctccaccggccccggcaccgccgcggCGGGGGAGAGCCCCGGTAATTTCATGGAGGACGAGCAATGGCTCTCCTCTATCTCCCAGTACGGCGGCAGGATCAAGCACTGGAACCGCTTCCGAGAC GAGGTGGAG GATGACTACATCAAGAGCTGGGAGGACAACCAGCCCGGGGAGGAAG ccctggacaCCACCAAGGACCCCTGCCAGAAGGTGAAGTGCAGCCGGCACAAGGTGTGTGTGGCACAGGGCTACCAGCGCGCCATGTGCATCAGCCGCAAGAAGCTGGAGCACAG GATCAAGCCACTGGGCTCCAAGGGGCACGGGGGCTGCAAGCCCTGCCACGCCGCCCCGCTTGCCGCCGTCTGCGGCTCCGATGGCCACACTTACAGCTCGGCG TGCAAGCTGGAGCAGCAGGCGTGCCTGGCCAGCAAGCAACTGACGGTGCGGTGCGAGGGGCAGTGCCCCTGCCCGACCCCACACAGCCCCACCAGCGACGGCAAGCAAG AGCCGTGCACGGGGCAGGACCTGGCTGACCTGGGTGACCGCCTGCGCGACTGGTTCCAGCTCCTGCGGGAGAACGCCAAGCAGAACGGCTCCGGTGGCCTCCCCGCCAACCCCACCACCG CGCTGGAGAGGAGCGTGGCAGCCAGCTGCAAGGAGGCGGTGGGGTGGATGTTTGCCCGGCTGGACACCAGCGGGGATCTCTTCCTGGAGGCGGCCGAGCTGGCTGCCATCAACCTGGACAAGTACGAGGTGTGCATCCGCGCCTTCTTCAACTCCTGCGACACCTCCAAGGACGGCCGCGTCTCTGCTCCCGAGTGGTGCTTCTGCTTCTGGAGGGAAA AGCCACCCTGTCTCAGGGAGCTGGAGAAGATTCAGATCCaagaagcagccaaaaaaaagccGG GCACCTTCATCCCCAGCTGTGACGAGGATGGATACTACCGGCGGGCGCAGTGCGAGGCGGACGGCGGGGAGTGCTGGTGCGTGGACCAACACGGCACCGAGGTGACGGGCACCCGTGGCCACGGCACCCCCGACTGCG AGGAGGCAGTGGGGTTTTCGGGTGACTTCGGGAGCAGCGTGGGCtgggaggacgaggaggagaaggagcccgAGGAGGCGGGCGAGgaaggcgaggaagaggagggtgaagcGGGCGAGGGCGACGATGGCGGCTACATCTGGTAG